The following are encoded in a window of Staphylospora marina genomic DNA:
- a CDS encoding NCS2 family permease, which produces MKHPKRLFAIREHSTSVKRECLAGLTVYFTTVYIIAINSRMIADSGIPPGAALLATVLVSFLGSLLTGLWANAPIILIPGMGINALFSYTFVQEMGLSWQAALGVVVVSGAVSLLAASTKLADLIADAIPESLKKSITAGIGMLITFIGLQKGGLITSSDQTVVGIGDLGRSEALWTLFGLALIVILHAKKVPGSFLAGMLATTALAIGTGHQPETASDGSPFSLKEWLSVFGAADFEIGRITFWGATLILSMVVILENVGLLQGLLEDKRKFRPSFQAVSLTASLSGLAGTSPTVCSLESAAGIAAGGRTGLTAVVTGILYLATIPLLPWIGWIPDSAVAAVLITVGGLMIREVQSIPFSDLTEGIPAFITLSFIPFTFSIPDGIAFGFIAHALFKTAAGRRKEVRPAFFVISALFLFQLALHA; this is translated from the coding sequence TTGAAACATCCGAAACGCTTGTTTGCCATCCGTGAGCATTCCACTTCCGTGAAGAGGGAATGCTTGGCAGGTCTGACCGTCTATTTCACGACCGTATACATCATCGCGATCAACAGTCGAATGATTGCCGACAGCGGCATTCCTCCGGGAGCCGCCTTGCTCGCCACGGTACTGGTCTCTTTCCTGGGAAGTTTGTTGACCGGTCTGTGGGCCAACGCCCCGATCATACTGATCCCGGGGATGGGAATCAACGCTCTTTTCTCATATACCTTTGTCCAGGAAATGGGTCTTTCCTGGCAAGCGGCCCTGGGAGTGGTCGTCGTGTCCGGCGCCGTTTCCCTGCTGGCCGCTTCCACCAAACTGGCCGACCTGATTGCGGACGCCATTCCGGAATCGCTCAAGAAAAGCATCACTGCCGGAATCGGGATGTTGATCACCTTTATCGGTCTGCAAAAAGGCGGCCTGATCACTTCCAGTGATCAAACCGTCGTGGGCATCGGCGATCTCGGGCGATCCGAAGCATTGTGGACCTTGTTCGGTTTGGCGCTGATCGTGATCCTGCACGCAAAAAAAGTGCCCGGCAGTTTTCTGGCGGGGATGCTGGCGACCACCGCGTTGGCCATCGGAACGGGGCATCAACCGGAAACGGCATCGGACGGTTCCCCGTTTTCGCTGAAAGAATGGCTGTCCGTGTTCGGAGCGGCCGACTTTGAAATCGGCCGGATCACATTCTGGGGAGCCACTCTGATCCTGAGCATGGTCGTCATTCTGGAAAACGTGGGACTGCTTCAGGGACTGTTGGAGGACAAGCGGAAATTCCGCCCTTCCTTTCAGGCGGTTTCCTTGACCGCATCTCTTTCGGGACTGGCCGGCACGAGCCCGACGGTCTGTTCGCTGGAAAGCGCGGCCGGCATTGCCGCCGGAGGGCGTACCGGACTGACCGCCGTCGTCACCGGCATCCTTTATCTGGCCACCATCCCGCTTCTTCCCTGGATCGGCTGGATCCCCGACAGTGCGGTCGCCGCCGTGCTGATCACGGTCGGCGGTCTGATGATCCGGGAAGTACAGTCCATCCCCTTTTCGGACCTGACGGAAGGAATTCCCGCGTTCATCACCCTGTCCTTCATTCCGTTCACGTTCAGCATTCCCGACGGAATCGCCTTCGGTTTCATCGCCCATGCCCTGTTCAAAACCGCAGCCGGCAGGAGAAAGGAAGTCCGGCCCGCGTTTTTTGTCATTTCCGCGTTGTTTTTGTTTCAACTGGCGCTGCATGCATGA
- a CDS encoding asparaginase encodes MTKRIIVLTTGGTIAMAEGENRGVLPRDPSALQETLPLLKRYADTRMEHLFNKPSPHITPGDMHAIAVEVKRQLDLGMDGVVITHGTDTLEETAYFLDLVIDSEKPVVVTGAMRSQNELGSDGPYNLVNAVRTAAHDQARGKGTLVVFNDEVHQAKTVTKTHTSNVATFQSPGLGPLGLITKKDIIFYREVTRDRPFPLEMPRANVALVKTAAGMDGSLIEWAVRSGVDGLVIEGLGQGNLPPAMLPAIRTAIDKGIPVVMVSRCYNGFVQDTYGYEGGGRHLRETGVIFSNGINGQKARIKLMLALNVTRDPEVLRSWFDM; translated from the coding sequence ATGACCAAACGCATCATTGTTCTCACCACCGGCGGTACCATCGCCATGGCGGAAGGAGAAAACCGCGGAGTGCTCCCGCGGGACCCCTCCGCCCTGCAGGAAACGCTGCCCCTCTTGAAAAGATATGCCGACACCCGGATGGAGCACCTGTTCAACAAACCCAGTCCGCACATCACTCCGGGGGACATGCATGCCATCGCCGTGGAAGTGAAACGACAATTGGACCTTGGCATGGACGGTGTGGTGATCACCCACGGAACCGATACGCTGGAGGAAACGGCGTATTTTCTCGATCTTGTCATCGACAGTGAAAAGCCCGTGGTGGTGACCGGAGCCATGCGCAGCCAAAATGAACTGGGCTCGGACGGCCCTTACAATCTTGTCAACGCCGTTCGGACGGCCGCCCATGATCAGGCCCGGGGCAAGGGAACGTTGGTCGTCTTCAACGATGAGGTCCATCAAGCCAAAACCGTCACCAAAACGCATACCAGCAACGTGGCCACTTTCCAATCTCCCGGGCTGGGCCCGCTCGGACTGATCACCAAAAAAGACATCATCTTCTACCGGGAAGTGACCCGGGACCGCCCATTCCCTCTCGAAATGCCCCGTGCCAACGTGGCACTCGTCAAAACTGCCGCCGGCATGGACGGTTCCCTGATCGAATGGGCGGTCCGCTCGGGCGTGGACGGGTTGGTCATCGAGGGCCTCGGACAGGGAAATCTCCCTCCGGCCATGTTGCCCGCGATTCGCACCGCCATTGACAAGGGAATTCCGGTTGTCATGGTATCCAGGTGCTACAACGGGTTCGTGCAGGATACCTACGGATATGAAGGCGGAGGACGTCACCTTCGCGAGACGGGTGTCATCTTCTCCAACGGAATCAACGGTCAAAAAGCCCGGATCAAGCTCATGCTTGCCCTCAATGTCACGCGGGATCCCGAAGTTCTGCGCTCATGGTTTGACATGTGA
- the ypeB gene encoding germination protein YpeB yields the protein MKFTNEKTRGSYQRLAAVLFPVVLVLLVGSTVWAYREYQMRNALTLRAENQYQRAFYELNDHLGKLREELGKTLAVNSKRQLSSSLAAVWRLAYSAREDIGQLPIAHTTFDRAEEFLGKVGQFSWVMSIRDGKDPLSDKEWRTLKALYDQAGQIHGDLQVLQAKLNGQGLRWTDAEAAVASGDENMNHTIADGLRRVNQKVEDFQDVDWGPTVNNMEVRKRARDRMLKERKITPGEAKKRVADFLDRKSTADMKVSISKKGDVQTYTVVTPAGSGNEVSIDLTVRGGHILYMTYDRPVTRRNLDTDSALLKAEKFLESKGIRNMEATSWNETGNIAIFTFVRKWGDIWIYPEAAAVKVALDNGEIMGFQGDEMVFNKVGTLKENARLTEAQARKQVSPRLKIIKSNRAVIYNPEGFAVSCYEFLGSLDSEQYRVFINVDTGKEEYVERIEKADGDRI from the coding sequence GTGAAATTCACAAACGAAAAAACAAGAGGATCGTACCAACGGTTGGCGGCCGTGTTGTTTCCGGTCGTTCTGGTCCTGCTGGTGGGATCCACCGTTTGGGCATACAGGGAATACCAGATGAGAAACGCCTTGACTCTCCGTGCCGAGAACCAATACCAGCGAGCGTTTTACGAGCTGAATGACCATCTGGGCAAATTGAGGGAAGAACTGGGAAAGACGTTGGCCGTCAATTCAAAAAGGCAACTTTCCTCATCCCTGGCGGCGGTTTGGCGATTGGCCTATTCGGCCAGGGAAGACATCGGCCAGCTGCCGATCGCCCATACCACGTTCGATCGGGCCGAAGAATTTTTGGGCAAGGTCGGACAATTTTCATGGGTCATGAGCATCAGGGACGGAAAAGATCCGCTTTCCGACAAAGAGTGGCGCACGCTGAAAGCTCTGTATGATCAGGCCGGACAGATCCACGGAGACCTTCAGGTTTTGCAGGCCAAACTCAACGGTCAGGGGCTTCGCTGGACGGATGCGGAAGCGGCCGTGGCATCGGGAGACGAAAACATGAATCATACCATTGCCGACGGCCTTCGCCGCGTGAATCAAAAGGTGGAAGATTTTCAGGACGTGGACTGGGGCCCCACCGTCAACAACATGGAAGTGAGAAAACGCGCGAGGGACCGCATGCTCAAAGAGCGCAAAATCACTCCCGGGGAAGCGAAAAAACGTGTCGCCGATTTTCTGGACCGCAAAAGCACGGCCGACATGAAGGTCAGCATCAGCAAGAAAGGGGACGTGCAAACCTATACGGTGGTCACGCCGGCCGGCAGCGGAAACGAAGTTTCGATCGATCTCACGGTCAGAGGCGGTCACATTTTGTACATGACCTATGACCGACCGGTGACACGTCGAAATCTGGATACCGATTCCGCGCTTCTCAAGGCGGAAAAGTTCCTGGAGAGCAAAGGCATTCGCAACATGGAAGCCACTTCCTGGAATGAGACGGGAAACATCGCCATTTTCACCTTTGTACGGAAATGGGGCGACATCTGGATCTATCCGGAAGCCGCGGCGGTGAAGGTGGCTCTGGACAACGGGGAAATCATGGGGTTCCAGGGAGATGAAATGGTGTTCAACAAGGTGGGGACTCTGAAAGAGAACGCCCGCCTGACGGAAGCGCAAGCCCGAAAACAGGTGAGTCCCCGGTTGAAGATCATCAAAAGCAATCGCGCGGTGATTTACAATCCGGAAGGATTTGCGGTATCCTGTTACGAATTTTTGGGTAGTCTGGATTCCGAGCAATACCGGGTGTTCATCAATGTCGATACAGGTAAAGAAGAGTATGTGGAAAGAATAGAAAAAGCGGACGGTGATCGTATTTAA
- the cmk gene encoding (d)CMP kinase has translation MRRFAVAIDGPAGAGKSTVARKVADRLGITYVDTGAMYRALAWKALSENMDTDNEEDITHLAEGIRFSLDPNGIRVNGIPLSDEIRTPEVSNEASKIAKMPGVRRILVNKQQEIAATQHVVMDGRDIGTHVLPDADVKIFLTASIDERARRRFEELTAKGLSPDFDRIREEIRRRDENDRTRVHSPLRQAEDAIRIDTTGRSVDEVVETILRLCRNKMGGEE, from the coding sequence ATGAGACGTTTTGCTGTTGCGATTGACGGACCGGCGGGAGCCGGCAAAAGCACCGTGGCCCGAAAAGTGGCGGATCGGTTGGGGATCACGTACGTGGATACGGGAGCGATGTACAGGGCGTTGGCTTGGAAGGCGCTCTCTGAGAACATGGATACGGACAATGAGGAAGACATCACGCATTTGGCCGAAGGAATCCGTTTTTCTCTCGACCCGAACGGAATCCGTGTCAACGGAATCCCGCTGTCTGATGAGATCCGGACCCCCGAGGTCTCGAACGAGGCATCGAAAATCGCGAAAATGCCCGGGGTTCGCCGGATTCTGGTCAACAAGCAGCAGGAGATTGCCGCCACCCAACATGTGGTCATGGACGGACGTGACATCGGGACCCATGTATTGCCGGATGCCGATGTGAAAATTTTTCTGACCGCTTCCATCGACGAACGGGCTCGTCGACGTTTCGAGGAGCTGACAGCCAAGGGACTTTCTCCTGACTTCGACAGGATTCGGGAGGAAATCCGACGCCGGGATGAAAATGACCGGACCAGAGTTCATTCGCCGCTGCGGCAGGCGGAAGATGCGATCCGGATTGACACGACCGGTCGGTCGGTGGATGAAGTCGTGGAGACGATCCTCCGGCTTTGCCGTAACAAAATGGGCGGTGAGGAGTAA
- a CDS encoding lysophospholipid acyltransferase family protein produces the protein MLYALARKLVRGFFRLFFRLRVEGVEHIPEEGSAIICCNHISNIDPPLVGCSIPRKVHFMAKEELFRIPLLKSLIRALGAFPVRRGAGDRQALKHSIQLLGEGKLLVIFPEGTRVKDGRESKVHSGAAYIALKANAPIVPAAIVGPIKMFRPLRVVFGPPVHPSLYADKKINTQTAAEMIEAVMAEIRRIRREHG, from the coding sequence ATGTTATATGCTTTGGCTCGCAAACTCGTAAGAGGCTTTTTCAGGCTGTTCTTTCGGCTCCGAGTGGAAGGGGTCGAGCATATTCCCGAAGAAGGGTCCGCCATCATCTGTTGCAATCACATCAGCAATATCGATCCGCCGTTGGTGGGATGTTCGATTCCGCGGAAAGTGCATTTCATGGCCAAGGAAGAGTTGTTCCGGATTCCTTTGCTGAAATCGTTGATCCGGGCTCTCGGCGCGTTCCCCGTGAGGCGGGGAGCGGGGGATCGGCAGGCTTTGAAACATTCCATCCAACTTCTCGGCGAAGGAAAATTGCTGGTGATATTTCCGGAAGGCACCCGGGTGAAAGACGGCCGGGAAAGCAAGGTTCATTCCGGGGCGGCTTACATTGCCCTCAAGGCAAACGCACCCATCGTACCGGCAGCCATCGTCGGCCCCATCAAAATGTTCAGGCCGCTTCGAGTCGTCTTCGGTCCTCCGGTGCATCCTTCCCTATACGCCGACAAGAAAATCAACACGCAAACAGCCGCGGAAATGATTGAAGCGGTCATGGCGGAAATCAGACGCATCCGGCGCGAACACGGGTAA
- the rpsA gene encoding 30S ribosomal protein S1 codes for MAEEMKTELTEMESLNVGDVLKGKVVKVETNQALVDVGYKYEAILPISELSALHVAQMSDELSVGDELEVKVIRIREDEDKVIVSKKAVDAERAWAELKQKFESGETLTATVADVVKGGLVVNVGVRGFIPASMVERQFVEDFSDYKGRELTLKVVELDPEKNKLILSRKAVLEEEAQKKKKEVLESLEAGQILEGTVQRLTDFGAFVDIGGVDGLVHVSELAWHRVEHPKDVLNEGDVVKVKVLKVDPENERISLSIKETQEGPWEQVARKIKAGDVVTGTVKRLVSFGAFVEVHPGVEGLVHVSQIARHHVETPADELTEGQEVQVKVLEMKPEQKRISLSIKEVEKPEARKEKEENTSSEYTTGGLNVTLGDMYPELRNLK; via the coding sequence ATGGCAGAAGAGATGAAAACTGAACTGACCGAAATGGAATCCCTGAACGTCGGCGACGTTCTGAAAGGGAAAGTGGTCAAAGTGGAAACCAATCAGGCTTTGGTGGATGTGGGTTACAAATACGAAGCCATTCTCCCCATCTCCGAGCTGTCCGCCCTGCACGTGGCACAAATGTCCGATGAACTGTCCGTCGGCGATGAGCTGGAAGTGAAAGTGATCCGCATTCGCGAGGACGAAGACAAAGTGATCGTCTCCAAAAAAGCCGTTGATGCCGAGCGCGCCTGGGCTGAATTGAAACAAAAGTTTGAATCCGGGGAGACCCTGACCGCGACGGTTGCCGACGTGGTCAAGGGCGGACTCGTTGTCAACGTGGGCGTTCGCGGATTCATCCCGGCTTCCATGGTGGAGCGTCAATTTGTGGAGGATTTCAGCGATTACAAAGGTCGTGAGCTCACCCTCAAGGTGGTGGAACTCGACCCCGAGAAAAACAAGTTGATCCTGTCCCGCAAAGCCGTTCTGGAAGAAGAGGCTCAAAAGAAGAAGAAAGAAGTGCTCGAATCTCTTGAAGCCGGTCAGATTCTCGAAGGAACGGTTCAACGGCTCACCGATTTCGGAGCATTCGTGGACATCGGCGGAGTGGACGGTCTCGTTCACGTTTCCGAGTTGGCTTGGCATCGCGTCGAGCATCCGAAAGATGTGTTGAATGAGGGAGACGTCGTCAAGGTCAAAGTCCTGAAAGTGGATCCCGAAAACGAACGGATCAGCCTCAGCATCAAGGAAACCCAGGAAGGTCCGTGGGAGCAGGTGGCCCGCAAAATCAAGGCGGGCGATGTGGTGACCGGTACCGTCAAACGCCTGGTTTCCTTCGGGGCATTCGTGGAAGTGCATCCGGGCGTGGAAGGTCTGGTTCACGTGTCGCAAATCGCGCGGCATCATGTGGAGACCCCGGCTGACGAGCTGACGGAAGGTCAGGAAGTGCAGGTCAAGGTTCTTGAGATGAAACCGGAACAAAAACGGATCAGCCTCAGCATCAAAGAAGTGGAAAAACCGGAAGCGCGCAAGGAGAAAGAGGAGAACACCTCTTCCGAATACACCACCGGAGGACTCAATGTGACCTTGGGTGACATGTATCCGGAACTGCGCAACCTGAAATAA
- the der gene encoding ribosome biogenesis GTPase Der yields the protein MSLPTVAIVGRPNVGKSTLFNRLAGERIAIVEDQPGITRDRIYARAEWNGREFHLIDTGGLEFGEADEIMEHIRNQAELAIEEADVIVLVVDGRGGLTPPDEEVARLLHRTNKPVIVMVNKVDDIKHKESVYEFYQLGFEHVIPVSSLHGTGTGDLLDCLVDHFPEPEEEEVEEDVIRVCLIGRPNVGKSSLVNALLGEERVIVSPVAGTTRDAVDTPFEFDGQKYVLVDTAGIRKRGKVYEAVEKYSVLRALKAIERSDVCLIVIDGERGIAEQDKRIAGYAHEAGRASIFVVNKWDAVEKDDKTMIRFTEKIRDQFQFMPYAPVLFVSAKTRRRIKNILPEVLEVAEQHAMRVPTSVLNQVIQDAMITTPPPSERGRRFRVQYVTQASVKPPTFVLFVNDPELAHFSYLRYLENQLRQAFPFKGTPLRIILRKKNG from the coding sequence ATGAGTTTGCCGACAGTAGCGATTGTTGGAAGACCCAATGTGGGAAAATCGACTCTGTTCAACCGTCTGGCGGGGGAACGGATCGCGATTGTGGAAGATCAACCCGGCATCACCCGTGACCGGATCTATGCCCGGGCCGAATGGAACGGCCGGGAGTTCCACCTGATCGACACGGGAGGTCTGGAATTCGGGGAAGCGGATGAGATCATGGAGCATATCCGCAACCAGGCCGAACTTGCCATTGAAGAGGCGGATGTGATCGTTCTGGTCGTGGACGGTCGCGGCGGTCTCACTCCTCCGGATGAAGAAGTGGCCCGCCTGCTCCATCGGACCAACAAACCGGTCATCGTGATGGTCAACAAAGTGGATGACATCAAGCACAAGGAATCGGTGTATGAATTTTATCAACTGGGGTTCGAACATGTGATCCCCGTTTCTTCCCTCCACGGAACGGGAACGGGAGATCTCCTGGATTGTTTGGTGGATCATTTCCCCGAGCCTGAAGAAGAAGAGGTGGAAGAAGACGTCATCCGCGTCTGTCTGATCGGTCGACCCAATGTGGGGAAATCCTCCCTCGTCAACGCCCTGCTGGGGGAAGAACGGGTGATCGTCAGTCCGGTGGCCGGGACGACCCGGGATGCGGTCGACACTCCGTTTGAATTTGATGGGCAGAAATATGTGTTGGTGGACACGGCGGGAATCCGCAAACGCGGGAAAGTTTACGAGGCGGTGGAGAAGTACAGTGTACTCCGCGCTCTCAAGGCGATTGAGCGTTCCGACGTTTGCCTGATCGTGATTGACGGGGAACGGGGCATCGCCGAACAGGACAAGCGGATCGCGGGCTATGCGCACGAAGCGGGTCGGGCGTCCATCTTTGTCGTGAACAAGTGGGATGCGGTTGAAAAAGACGACAAAACCATGATCCGCTTCACGGAAAAAATCCGGGACCAATTCCAGTTCATGCCTTACGCACCGGTTCTGTTCGTTTCCGCCAAAACGCGGCGAAGAATCAAAAACATTTTGCCGGAAGTGCTGGAAGTCGCGGAACAGCACGCGATGCGCGTCCCCACTTCCGTTCTGAACCAGGTGATTCAGGATGCCATGATCACCACCCCTCCGCCGTCGGAGCGGGGGCGGCGGTTCCGGGTGCAATATGTCACCCAGGCGAGTGTCAAACCGCCCACGTTCGTGCTGTTTGTCAATGATCCGGAACTGGCGCATTTCAGTTACCTCCGTTATTTGGAAAACCAGCTGCGTCAGGCTTTTCCTTTCAAAGGAACTCCGCTTCGGATTATACTTAGAAAGAAGAACGGCTGA
- the plsY gene encoding glycerol-3-phosphate 1-O-acyltransferase PlsY, whose protein sequence is MFQTWVLPILISYLLGSISFSYLLTRLLKGVDIREHGSGNAGATNTLRVLGKGPGILVFLLDALKGVAAVWVGSALSDGDQVIMLASGIAAVIGHNWPVFLGFRGGKGIATTVGVSAVIAFTATLFAGICAILFIVLTRYVSLGSLILTLCIPAVMWIEGYPNVMVLMMAIVTVMAFMRHKQNIVNLLRGNERKI, encoded by the coding sequence ATGTTTCAAACTTGGGTGCTGCCCATCCTGATCTCCTATTTGTTGGGGTCCATCAGCTTCAGTTACCTGCTGACCCGGCTCCTCAAAGGAGTTGACATCAGGGAACACGGCAGCGGAAATGCCGGCGCGACCAATACTCTGCGCGTACTGGGAAAAGGTCCCGGCATTCTCGTGTTCCTGCTGGATGCTTTGAAAGGGGTGGCTGCCGTTTGGGTCGGAAGCGCATTGTCGGACGGGGATCAAGTGATCATGCTGGCTTCCGGCATTGCGGCGGTCATCGGTCACAACTGGCCCGTATTCTTGGGATTTCGCGGGGGCAAGGGGATTGCCACCACGGTGGGCGTATCCGCGGTGATCGCATTCACCGCCACGCTCTTCGCCGGCATCTGCGCCATTTTGTTCATCGTACTCACCCGTTACGTATCACTCGGGTCCCTGATCCTCACGCTGTGCATCCCGGCCGTCATGTGGATCGAAGGCTACCCGAACGTCATGGTGCTGATGATGGCGATCGTCACCGTGATGGCTTTCATGAGACACAAACAGAACATTGTCAATTTGCTGAGGGGCAATGAACGGAAGATCTGA
- a CDS encoding NAD(P)H-dependent glycerol-3-phosphate dehydrogenase, which produces MKRQVAVLGAGSWGTALASVLAENGHEVTVWARRKEQVDEINRNRTNEKYLPEATLPEGILATDDLREAVTDKSLVVFVLPSQSMRHVAAAAKTWIRDDALIVHASKGFEAESWKRMSEVLSEELGENRAERITVLSGPSHAEEVIRKFPTTVVVASRSQSAAETVQGLFMNRYFRVYTNPDVVGVEVGGALKNIIALAAGLVDGLHFGDNAKAALITRGLAEIARLGLAMGAQAITFAGLAGVGDLVVTCTSRHSRNWRAGYQISQGKSVPEVLREMGMVVEGIQTTRAAWMLSSKYGVEMPLAHQLYAVLFEEKKPEQAAWDLMTRGRTQELEEMVQGW; this is translated from the coding sequence ATGAAGCGACAAGTCGCCGTGCTCGGAGCAGGCAGTTGGGGAACGGCACTGGCGTCCGTTCTGGCCGAAAACGGGCATGAAGTGACGGTTTGGGCGAGAAGAAAGGAACAGGTCGACGAAATCAACCGAAACCGGACCAATGAGAAATATTTGCCTGAAGCAACGCTTCCCGAGGGGATCCTGGCCACGGATGATCTCCGGGAAGCCGTGACGGACAAAAGCCTTGTGGTGTTTGTCCTTCCTTCACAAAGCATGCGGCACGTCGCCGCGGCCGCCAAAACTTGGATTCGGGACGACGCGCTGATCGTGCATGCATCCAAAGGTTTTGAAGCGGAAAGCTGGAAGAGGATGTCCGAAGTGCTTTCCGAGGAGCTCGGCGAGAACAGGGCGGAACGAATCACCGTTTTGTCCGGACCCAGCCACGCGGAAGAAGTCATCCGTAAATTTCCCACCACCGTGGTGGTGGCATCCCGATCGCAATCTGCCGCCGAAACGGTGCAGGGGTTGTTCATGAACCGGTATTTTCGCGTTTATACCAATCCGGACGTGGTGGGAGTGGAAGTCGGTGGTGCTCTGAAGAACATCATCGCACTGGCTGCCGGGCTTGTGGACGGACTTCATTTCGGGGACAACGCCAAGGCTGCTTTGATCACGCGGGGATTGGCGGAAATCGCCCGTTTGGGGCTGGCCATGGGCGCGCAAGCCATCACCTTTGCCGGACTTGCCGGAGTGGGAGATCTGGTGGTCACCTGTACCAGCCGGCACAGTCGGAACTGGCGGGCGGGTTATCAGATCAGCCAAGGAAAGTCGGTTCCAGAGGTGCTTCGCGAAATGGGAATGGTGGTGGAAGGGATCCAGACCACCCGTGCGGCTTGGATGCTCTCTTCGAAATACGGGGTGGAAATGCCGCTTGCCCATCAACTGTATGCCGTCTTGTTTGAGGAAAAGAAACCGGAACAGGCCGCCTGGGATCTGATGACCAGGGGACGGACGCAGGAGCTGGAAGAGATGGTTCAGGGCTGGTGA